Proteins encoded by one window of Vigna radiata var. radiata cultivar VC1973A chromosome 5, Vradiata_ver6, whole genome shotgun sequence:
- the LOC106762692 gene encoding uncharacterized protein LOC106762692 isoform X2: protein MMVRGGQCFEKLRRFARTVFFVAALVASLLVTSLPVLVAVVDVLVPCVLISSFTCVKCYGFKEHLRRYTFKSSLMDIPLVSVVRSFIIICVYSICDGPALSHGPYLGTVTLSSFISIVLLSVKACVFSVNSQIEAEATISPTRQRLHLKKSWGMPVLFLSSVVFALGHTVVAYRTSCRARRKLMFHRVDPEAKVPRSPVPSEGRTPKSDGEMKRKPFGTARDEELPLRLLADSESLFIPCQGLTLHYKLSLPGSPPLNMSSTFCSTSSVAGGLSKLNRHLTCISPKSHRQLYRSYSNQFYGSSLHAPLLDIPVTSPHLNEEIPVLHLDEIREDEDTIKLESLSSEQNVEDIGQVGIILIHGFGGGVFSWRHVMGPLARQSNCTVAAFDRPGWGLTSRLSREDWEKKELPNPYKLESQVGLLLSFCSEIGFSSVVLIGHDDGGLLALMAAQRVQSSMNSFNVTVKGVVLLNVNLSREVVPSFAKILLHTSLGKKHLVRPLLRTEITHVVNRRSWYDATKLTTEVLTLYKAPLYAEGWDEALHEICKLSSETIVSAKNADTLLQAVEDIPVLVIAGAEDSLVSMKYCQAMASKFLNSRLVAISGCGHLPHEECPMALLAAISPFINKLFNVYNSERQ from the exons ATGATGGTGAGGGGAGGACAGTGCTTCGAGAAACTTCGGCGGTTTGCTCGGACGGTTTTCTTCGTGGCGGCATTGGTGGCGTCGCTGCTCGTGACGTCGCTGCCTGTGCTCGTCGCGGTTGTTGACGTGCTGGTCCCTTGCGTTCTCATTTCCAGCTTCACCTGTGTCAAGTGCTACGGCTTCAAGGAGCATTTGCGTCGTTACACTTTCAAGAGCTCCTTGATGGATATTCCTCTCGTTTCGGTCGTACGATCCTTCATCATTATCT GTGTTTATTCTATTTGTGATGGCCCGGCTCTTTCGCATGGTCCTTATCTTGGAACTGTGACACTGTCTTCCTTTATCTCAATTGTCCTCCTATCTGTCAAAGCCTGTGTTTTCTCAGTAAATTCTCAGATTGAAGCAGAAGCTACTATTTCCCCCACAAGACAGAGACTCCATTTAAAGAAGTCATGGGGAATGCCTGTCTTATTTCTCTCGTCAGTTGTGTTTGCTCTTGGTCACACTGTGGTTGCTTATAGAACCAGCTGCAGAGCAAGGAGGAAGCTCATGTTTCATAGAGTTGACCCCGAAGCG AAGGTCCCTCGGTCTCCAGTTCCCTCCGAGGGCAGAACCCCCAAAAGTGACGGTGAAATGAAAAGGAAGCCTTTTGGAACAGCTCGTGATGAAGAACTGCCACTTAGATTACTTGCAGATTCAGAGAGCTTATTCATCCCCTGCCAAGGTCTTACTCTCCATTACAAGCTCAGCTTGCCTGGTTCACCGCCACTTAACATGTCCTCAACATTTTGCTCCACTTCATCAGTGGCTGGGGGCTTGTCAAAGTTGAATAGACATTTGACTTGCATATCTCCAAAATCCCATCGGCAACTCTACCGGAGCTATAGCAATCAATTCTATGGATCATCTCTACATGCTCCTCTTTTAGATATTCCAGTAACCTCTCCCCATCTTAATGAAGAAATCCCTGTTTTGCATCTAGATGAAATTCGTGAAGATGAGGACACCATTAAATTAGAGTCTTTGTCTTCGGAGCAAAATGTAGAGGACATTGGTCAAGTAGGTATTATTTTGATACATGGGTTTGGTGGAGGCGTCTTCTCTTGGCGACATGTAATGGGACCTCTAGCCCGGCAAAGTAATTGCACAGTTGCGGCATTTGATAGGCCTGGTTGGGGATTGACTTCAAGACTGAGCCGGGAGGACTGGGAGAAAAAGGAATTGCCCAATCCTTACAAACTTGAAAGTCAG GTTGGTCTCCTTTTGTCTTTCTGTTCTGAGATTGGATTTTCTTCGGTTGTTCTAATTGGTCATGATGATGGAGGGTTGCTTGCTCTGATGGCTGCACAGAGAGTTCAATCATCAATGAATTCTTTCAAC GTTACAGTGAAAGGGGTTGTATTGTTAAATGTTAACTTATCAAGGGAAGTTGTTCCTTCCTTTGCTAAAATCCTTCTGCATACATCTCTTGGAAAGAAACATTTGGTCCGTCCCTTACTAAGAACAGAAATCACCCATGTGGTGAATCGGCGGTCATGGTATGATGCTACCAAACTGACAACAGAAGTTTTGACTCTATATAAG gcTCCGCTATACGCAGAAGGATGGGATGAAGCGCTTCACGAGATTTGTAAATTGTCATCGGAAACCATCGTCTCTGCAAAAAATGCAGACACATTGCTACAGGCTGTAGAAGACATTCCAGTGTTGGTCATAGCCGGTGCCGAAGATTCACTCGTCTCAATGAAATATTGTCAAGCAATGGCctccaaatttttaaattct AGACTGGTTGCGATATCCGGATGTGGTCATCTACCCCACGAAGAGTGTCCAATGGCGTTGCTTGCGGCTATATCACCCTTTATTAATAAACTTTTCAATGTATATAACTCTGAAAGACAatag
- the LOC106762692 gene encoding uncharacterized protein LOC106762692 isoform X1, producing MMVRGGQCFEKLRRFARTVFFVAALVASLLVTSLPVLVAVVDVLVPCVLISSFTCVKCYGFKEHLRRYTFKSSLMDIPLVSVVRSFIIICVYSICDGPALSHGPYLGTVTLSSFISIVLLSVKACVFSVNSQIEAEATISPTRQRLHLKKSWGMPVLFLSSVVFALGHTVVAYRTSCRARRKLMFHRVDPEAVLSCKNVFSGYQKVPRSPVPSEGRTPKSDGEMKRKPFGTARDEELPLRLLADSESLFIPCQGLTLHYKLSLPGSPPLNMSSTFCSTSSVAGGLSKLNRHLTCISPKSHRQLYRSYSNQFYGSSLHAPLLDIPVTSPHLNEEIPVLHLDEIREDEDTIKLESLSSEQNVEDIGQVGIILIHGFGGGVFSWRHVMGPLARQSNCTVAAFDRPGWGLTSRLSREDWEKKELPNPYKLESQVGLLLSFCSEIGFSSVVLIGHDDGGLLALMAAQRVQSSMNSFNVTVKGVVLLNVNLSREVVPSFAKILLHTSLGKKHLVRPLLRTEITHVVNRRSWYDATKLTTEVLTLYKAPLYAEGWDEALHEICKLSSETIVSAKNADTLLQAVEDIPVLVIAGAEDSLVSMKYCQAMASKFLNSRLVAISGCGHLPHEECPMALLAAISPFINKLFNVYNSERQ from the exons ATGATGGTGAGGGGAGGACAGTGCTTCGAGAAACTTCGGCGGTTTGCTCGGACGGTTTTCTTCGTGGCGGCATTGGTGGCGTCGCTGCTCGTGACGTCGCTGCCTGTGCTCGTCGCGGTTGTTGACGTGCTGGTCCCTTGCGTTCTCATTTCCAGCTTCACCTGTGTCAAGTGCTACGGCTTCAAGGAGCATTTGCGTCGTTACACTTTCAAGAGCTCCTTGATGGATATTCCTCTCGTTTCGGTCGTACGATCCTTCATCATTATCT GTGTTTATTCTATTTGTGATGGCCCGGCTCTTTCGCATGGTCCTTATCTTGGAACTGTGACACTGTCTTCCTTTATCTCAATTGTCCTCCTATCTGTCAAAGCCTGTGTTTTCTCAGTAAATTCTCAGATTGAAGCAGAAGCTACTATTTCCCCCACAAGACAGAGACTCCATTTAAAGAAGTCATGGGGAATGCCTGTCTTATTTCTCTCGTCAGTTGTGTTTGCTCTTGGTCACACTGTGGTTGCTTATAGAACCAGCTGCAGAGCAAGGAGGAAGCTCATGTTTCATAGAGTTGACCCCGAAGCG GTGCTTTCCTGCAAAAATGTTTTCTCTGGTTATCAGAAGGTCCCTCGGTCTCCAGTTCCCTCCGAGGGCAGAACCCCCAAAAGTGACGGTGAAATGAAAAGGAAGCCTTTTGGAACAGCTCGTGATGAAGAACTGCCACTTAGATTACTTGCAGATTCAGAGAGCTTATTCATCCCCTGCCAAGGTCTTACTCTCCATTACAAGCTCAGCTTGCCTGGTTCACCGCCACTTAACATGTCCTCAACATTTTGCTCCACTTCATCAGTGGCTGGGGGCTTGTCAAAGTTGAATAGACATTTGACTTGCATATCTCCAAAATCCCATCGGCAACTCTACCGGAGCTATAGCAATCAATTCTATGGATCATCTCTACATGCTCCTCTTTTAGATATTCCAGTAACCTCTCCCCATCTTAATGAAGAAATCCCTGTTTTGCATCTAGATGAAATTCGTGAAGATGAGGACACCATTAAATTAGAGTCTTTGTCTTCGGAGCAAAATGTAGAGGACATTGGTCAAGTAGGTATTATTTTGATACATGGGTTTGGTGGAGGCGTCTTCTCTTGGCGACATGTAATGGGACCTCTAGCCCGGCAAAGTAATTGCACAGTTGCGGCATTTGATAGGCCTGGTTGGGGATTGACTTCAAGACTGAGCCGGGAGGACTGGGAGAAAAAGGAATTGCCCAATCCTTACAAACTTGAAAGTCAG GTTGGTCTCCTTTTGTCTTTCTGTTCTGAGATTGGATTTTCTTCGGTTGTTCTAATTGGTCATGATGATGGAGGGTTGCTTGCTCTGATGGCTGCACAGAGAGTTCAATCATCAATGAATTCTTTCAAC GTTACAGTGAAAGGGGTTGTATTGTTAAATGTTAACTTATCAAGGGAAGTTGTTCCTTCCTTTGCTAAAATCCTTCTGCATACATCTCTTGGAAAGAAACATTTGGTCCGTCCCTTACTAAGAACAGAAATCACCCATGTGGTGAATCGGCGGTCATGGTATGATGCTACCAAACTGACAACAGAAGTTTTGACTCTATATAAG gcTCCGCTATACGCAGAAGGATGGGATGAAGCGCTTCACGAGATTTGTAAATTGTCATCGGAAACCATCGTCTCTGCAAAAAATGCAGACACATTGCTACAGGCTGTAGAAGACATTCCAGTGTTGGTCATAGCCGGTGCCGAAGATTCACTCGTCTCAATGAAATATTGTCAAGCAATGGCctccaaatttttaaattct AGACTGGTTGCGATATCCGGATGTGGTCATCTACCCCACGAAGAGTGTCCAATGGCGTTGCTTGCGGCTATATCACCCTTTATTAATAAACTTTTCAATGTATATAACTCTGAAAGACAatag